From the genome of Lotus japonicus ecotype B-129 chromosome 6, LjGifu_v1.2, one region includes:
- the LOC130725879 gene encoding uncharacterized protein LOC130725879: MAMRRFYNEIKGKKVTEIPEHVKPMLSFSYIRNSIKRGLDNYCEKYIETSSPEPLFHVCYGGMIFSYLVNLPKERRHLEHMQAHANAHH; encoded by the coding sequence ATGGCGATGAGGAGATTCTACAACGAGATCAAGGGGAAGAAGGTGACTGAGATTCCTGAACACGTGAAGCCGATGCTGTCCTTCAGCTACATTCGGAACTCCATCAAGCGAGGCTTGGACAATTACTGCGAGAAGTACATCGAAACCAGTTCCCCTGAGCCTCTCTTCCATGTCTGCTATGGCGGCATGATCTTCTCCTACCTTGTTAATCTCCCTAAGGAGCGCCGCCATCTCGAGCACATGCAGGCGCACGCTAATGCTCATCATTGA